A genomic segment from Ptychodera flava strain L36383 chromosome 8, AS_Pfla_20210202, whole genome shotgun sequence encodes:
- the LOC139138779 gene encoding LOW QUALITY PROTEIN: CMP-N-acetylneuraminate-beta-1,4-galactoside alpha-2,3-sialyltransferase-like (The sequence of the model RefSeq protein was modified relative to this genomic sequence to represent the inferred CDS: inserted 1 base in 1 codon) → MQFQPPFGLNGQETVINHLLQSMTDSSLPASITQSNGCKLCVHCGQWWSSERETLGKLFDQYDVVFRINSAPVRGYESMVGNKTTIRVAYPXGSPKTSSGYDRHSLFSMVAFKAKDLEWLQNVIHDKAPPSKGFWTKIALSLPKRPEQVRLVNPMLVRETAFDLLGYPTNQGRMSKNVPTTGTIAIVMALRFCDEVHVAGFGYQTNNPEAYLHYYENTKMKSIPSLFTHNLSQEKLFLRKLVEKGVIKDLTGGIHMNR, encoded by the exons ATGCAATTTCAACCACCGTTTGGGCTTAATGGTCAAG AAACTGTCATCAATCATCTCCTACAGTCAATGACAGATTCAAGTCTTCCGGCATCTATCACCCAATC aaatgGATGTAAACTGTGTGTCCATTGTGGGCAGTGGTGGAGTTCTGAGAGAGAAACACTTGGAAAACTTTTTGATCAATATGATGTAGTGTTCAG GATTAACTCTGCCCCTGTTCGAGGGTATGAATCAATGGTTGGTAACAAAACAACTATCCGGGTTGCCTACC GAGGCAGCCCTAAAACCAGCAGTGGATATGACAGACATTCGCTGTTCTCCATGGTGGCGTTCAAAGCCAAAGATCTGGAGTGGTTGCAGAACGTCATTCATGACAAAGCACCA CCAAGCAAAGGTTTCTGGACCAAAATAGCCCTGAGTTTGCCAAAGAGGCCGGAACAAGTCCGCCTTGTAAATCCAATGCTGGTCAGAGAGACGGCGTTTGATCTCCTCGGCTATCCTACAAACCAGGGACGAATGAGCAAA AACGTACCGACCACTGGCACCATCGCGATAGTGATGGCGCTGCGATTCTGCGATGAGGTCCACGTGGCAGGATTCGGCTACCAGACCAATAATCCAGAAGCGTATCTTCACTactatgaaaacacaaaaatgaaaagCATTCCATCACTTTTTACCCACAACTTAAGCCAAGAAAAACTTTTCCTTCGAAAATTAGTGGAAAAAGGCGTCATTAAAGACTTGACAGGGGGGATACACATGAATCGGTAG